The following are from one region of the Cucurbita pepo subsp. pepo cultivar mu-cu-16 unplaced genomic scaffold, ASM280686v2 Cp4.1_scaffold000126, whole genome shotgun sequence genome:
- the LOC111783905 gene encoding germin-like protein subfamily 1 member 7: MARFGVLSLAVLLGLQAAMLVSCFDPSPLQDFCVAVDEPKSAVFVNGKFCKDPKLVKAEDFLFQGLNIPGSTNNRQNSNVTLVNVDRIPGLNTLGISLARIDYAPYGLNPPHTHPRGTEILVVVEGSLLVGFVTSNPDNKLFTKVLYKGDVFVFPIGLIHFQFNVGHGPALAFAGLSSQNPGTITIANAVFGSKPPISLDVLTKAFQVDEKVIEALQMQFKA; this comes from the exons atgGCAAGATTTGGTGTTCTTTCACTTGCTGTTCTTCTGGGTTTGCAAGCTGCTATGCTTGTCTCTTGTTTTGATCCAAGTCCTCTTCAAGATTTCTGTGTTGCTGTTGATGAACCCAAATCTGCTG TATTTGTGAACGGGAAGTTCTGCAAGGACCCGAAGCTAGTGAAAGCCGAAGACTTCTTATTCCAAGGACTCAACATTCCCGGAAGCACAAACAATCGACAAAACTCAAACGTGACATTAGTAAACGTCGACCGAATCCCCGGACTAAACACCCTCGGCATCTCTTTAGCTCGTATTGACTACGCTCCATACGGGTTAAACCCACCTCACACGCACCCACGAGGCACCGAAATTCTCGTGGTCGTGGAAGGCAGCCTCCTAGTCGGGTTCGTGACGTCGAATCCAGACAACAAGCTGTTCACCAAAGTGCTATACAAAGGAGATGTGTTTGTGTTCCCCATTGGCCTCATTCACTTCCAATTCAACGTAGGACATGGCCCAGCCCTTGCCTTCGCTGGCCTCAGCAGCCAAAACCCAGGCACCATCACCATTGCCAACGCTGTGTTTGGATCTAAGCCGCCCATCTCGCTTGACGTTCTCACCAAGGCCTTCCAAGTTGACGAGAAGGTCATTGAGGCTCTCCAGATGCAGTTTAAGGCCTAG